The window tcctgctgcagcctcccgctctttgtctgctcttcaaGCTTCTtgtgctgcagacggaggttctccgccttcagcctcaggttctcggcctccacctgcatcgctgacttctccagcttcagtttttccttctcgtagtgcagctccagcttttcctgctgctcctggttgtcaaaggagacaatgacattctgtttttcaccacatggatttacagaaatggttttgtctggacatctgcccaaacatttcagtcacatcacaaACCCAACAGCAGTGTGGTTCTTCTACCTTTGCTGCTTGGgccagctgcatcctcagactgttgatctccagtttcagactctcgatctcagaattcttctgatcaattttaaccattactggaaagatgtaaaaaacaaggtttttagaGTCCACACCAGTGGAACATGAATGTGACGTGTGAAGTATTTACAGTTCTGGCACTGGTCCGGGTGACGCCGCAGcatgtgtttctgaaggaagaaggcaTTCAGGTAGTTCTTCTCACAGTGTCCACACTGAAAGTAAAGACAACAGAgccaatatttaacttttttttgttttttcgaAAACCAGACCTTTTGACTGACTTTTGTTAAAacaatggttttaatattcCTCGGGAGCGAGGCTTTAACATCTGAACACTACCTGGATGCcgttgttgatgtttgttgcaaacagagattgttgctttttaataatagttctcctggacttcagctcagagaccatccccttcatcttctcctcctgttccttatTCTTGTCCTTAAGCTTTTGGCACTCTTCCTCACTGGATTTCAGCttatcctctgtgttttgcaagccagaaatgag is drawn from Takifugu rubripes chromosome 19, fTakRub1.2, whole genome shotgun sequence and contains these coding sequences:
- the LOC115246958 gene encoding zinc finger protein Dzip1-like yields the protein MSPADPTLVKLFRLAQLSLEWLHHCQEKLISGLQNTEDKLKSSEEECQKLKDKNKEQEEKMKGMVSELKSRRTIIKKQQSLFATNINNGIQCGHCEKNYLNAFFLQKHMLRRHPDQCQNLMVKIDQKNSEIESLKLEINSLRMQLAQAAKVEEPHCCWVCDVTEMFGQMSRQNHFCKSMW